A portion of the Acidisarcina polymorpha genome contains these proteins:
- a CDS encoding SBBP repeat-containing protein — MKIFLPVVFSLLAIGPLAMDAQGVDSSTTATASQKLTSSRLVSSAKAVSPTIKADYGKLPLSFEANQGQSDPQVKFLSRGQRYSLFITDSAAVLALTKELPSQPKPAALGGNAGFEKAANIKSDVVRMELAGAARGMQVSGVDPLPGKVNYFFGKDSSKWHSNVPTYAKVKYSNVYPGIDLVYYGNQQQLEYDFIVAPRANPKQARLHFAGASKLKLNCGGDLEIIAKDGEIAFHKPVVYQLKDGQRQRIEGGFHLLANNTIGFTLANYDHSRELVIDPVLAYSTYLGGSGTSQATAIAVDANGEAYVTGDAYSSDFPVTAAAFQTTFQSSFEGRVAFVTKFNPAGTALIYSTFIAPGSPTGIKVDKEGNAYLTGIASSEYFPVTEGAFQTVDKCPFSQRVFCSIGFISKLNPKGSALIYSTYLGGTGNPSPSGYPFDTPNAIAIDLAGNAYVTGTAVSSDFPVTSNAFQKKQNCTHSVNSCSNAFVTQLNATGSALVYSTYLGGSGVASGTAIAVNVAGSAFVTGSTTPEFPVTAEAFQRVLPGSQSFVTRLNPGGSSLAYSTLLGDAGGGETDAAGIAVDSASNAYVTGLTYGADFPVTGHAYQKVNRALANSGYDSFISKLNPSGSGLVYSTYLGGGALPYDQIRYYGDAAAGIVIDRLGNAFVTGWALSSDFPVTSDALKKTNSNSSDSFVTVFNSNGSGLIYSTYFGGDPIYNGPDATTSIAVDGLGNAYIAGYESSYDFPTTPGAFQVVNPAEKDLEASRTAFTAKFAFHGATTTTVTSNHSSAPVGEEVAFTAHVEPLGESGIQTGGISWKVDGQVIAHSPLDGNGDATYSTGSLSAGPHLIVAAYLGEPDVYSASSGTITVTANQVATPTFPKLGGTYPTGETIKIETSTAGASIYYTTNGITPTTASTKYTGPLLISETSTVKAIAVASGYANSPVASATYTITPGAITTTTTLISSANPSTAGNPVKFTATVIAASGPAPTGTVTFKNGGVVLGSAPLTDGTASLTASNLALDGNAIAAIYTGTATDAASAATLTQQVR; from the coding sequence ATGAAGATCTTTTTGCCCGTAGTATTTTCTCTGCTGGCCATCGGTCCATTGGCCATGGATGCCCAAGGCGTCGATTCCTCGACCACCGCAACCGCCAGCCAGAAGCTCACCTCCTCGAGGCTTGTCTCGTCCGCGAAAGCCGTATCGCCCACGATCAAGGCCGACTACGGCAAACTGCCTTTAAGCTTTGAAGCCAATCAGGGTCAGAGCGATCCACAGGTGAAGTTCCTCTCCCGCGGCCAGCGCTATTCGCTCTTCATTACTGACAGCGCCGCGGTGCTGGCGCTCACCAAGGAGCTTCCATCGCAGCCGAAGCCAGCTGCGTTGGGCGGCAACGCTGGGTTTGAAAAAGCAGCAAACATCAAGTCGGATGTGGTGCGCATGGAACTCGCCGGGGCGGCGCGCGGCATGCAGGTGAGCGGGGTCGACCCGCTGCCGGGCAAAGTGAACTACTTCTTCGGCAAAGACTCGTCGAAGTGGCACTCGAACGTGCCGACTTATGCCAAGGTGAAGTACAGCAATGTTTATCCGGGCATCGACCTGGTCTACTACGGCAACCAGCAGCAGTTGGAGTATGACTTCATCGTCGCGCCACGCGCCAACCCGAAGCAAGCGCGGCTGCACTTCGCCGGCGCCAGCAAGCTGAAGCTCAACTGCGGAGGCGATCTAGAGATTATTGCTAAGGACGGCGAGATCGCCTTTCATAAACCGGTTGTCTATCAGTTGAAGGATGGACAGCGTCAGCGAATCGAAGGTGGCTTTCATCTGCTGGCGAACAATACCATCGGCTTCACGCTTGCAAATTATGACCATAGCCGGGAATTAGTGATCGATCCGGTCTTGGCTTATTCGACCTACTTGGGCGGAAGCGGAACTTCCCAAGCTACAGCGATAGCAGTGGACGCGAATGGAGAGGCGTATGTCACCGGCGATGCCTATTCATCTGACTTTCCTGTGACCGCGGCCGCGTTCCAGACTACCTTTCAATCTTCCTTCGAAGGACGCGTCGCCTTTGTCACCAAGTTCAATCCTGCCGGGACAGCTTTAATCTATTCGACTTTTATAGCGCCGGGCAGCCCTACCGGGATCAAGGTAGACAAGGAAGGAAACGCCTATTTGACCGGGATCGCTTCATCGGAATATTTCCCGGTGACCGAAGGTGCTTTTCAAACTGTCGACAAGTGTCCCTTCTCCCAAAGAGTTTTCTGCTCAATTGGATTTATCTCGAAGTTGAATCCCAAAGGGTCTGCGCTCATCTACTCCACTTACTTAGGCGGGACAGGCAATCCGAGTCCAAGCGGTTATCCGTTCGATACGCCGAACGCCATCGCCATCGACTTGGCGGGAAACGCGTACGTGACCGGTACGGCAGTCTCCTCCGATTTCCCTGTGACCAGTAACGCTTTCCAGAAAAAACAGAACTGCACGCACTCTGTTAATAGTTGTAGCAACGCATTTGTCACGCAATTGAATGCCACAGGGTCGGCGCTTGTCTATTCGACATATCTAGGCGGAAGCGGGGTGGCATCAGGCACGGCGATAGCGGTTAACGTTGCAGGCTCCGCTTTCGTCACCGGGAGCACGACGCCGGAATTTCCGGTCACTGCAGAGGCTTTCCAGAGGGTCCTGCCAGGTTCCCAGAGCTTTGTCACTAGATTAAATCCCGGTGGCTCTTCCCTGGCGTACTCCACCTTACTCGGCGACGCCGGGGGCGGAGAGACTGACGCGGCGGGAATTGCGGTTGACTCCGCGTCTAACGCCTATGTGACCGGTCTTACTTATGGCGCCGATTTCCCGGTCACTGGCCACGCTTATCAAAAAGTCAACCGAGCGCTCGCCAACTCCGGATATGACTCGTTTATTTCCAAACTCAACCCATCGGGTTCGGGCCTGGTCTACTCAACCTATCTTGGAGGAGGTGCCTTGCCCTATGACCAAATTCGATATTACGGCGATGCCGCTGCCGGAATCGTGATCGACCGCTTGGGAAATGCGTTTGTGACAGGCTGGGCGTTGTCGTCCGATTTTCCTGTTACTAGTGACGCACTAAAGAAGACCAACAGCAACAGCAGTGATTCGTTTGTTACCGTATTTAATAGCAACGGTTCGGGATTGATTTATTCGACCTATTTTGGTGGCGATCCAATTTACAACGGCCCAGACGCCACCACAAGCATTGCAGTCGATGGGCTCGGGAATGCGTACATCGCAGGTTACGAGTCCTCCTATGACTTCCCGACGACACCAGGCGCTTTTCAGGTGGTTAATCCGGCCGAAAAAGATCTTGAGGCTAGCCGAACTGCTTTTACCGCCAAGTTCGCCTTCCACGGGGCAACCACCACAACCGTCACCTCGAACCATAGCTCAGCACCCGTCGGCGAGGAGGTCGCATTCACTGCCCATGTTGAGCCGCTCGGTGAGAGCGGTATTCAGACTGGAGGCATCAGCTGGAAGGTCGACGGGCAGGTCATCGCCCATTCTCCACTGGACGGCAACGGCGACGCTACCTACTCAACCGGCAGCCTCTCCGCTGGTCCTCATTTGATCGTCGCGGCCTACCTGGGGGAGCCGGACGTGTACTCGGCAAGCAGCGGAACAATCACGGTCACGGCAAACCAAGTAGCCACCCCAACCTTCCCCAAACTGGGAGGGACTTACCCAACTGGAGAGACGATCAAGATCGAGACATCTACGGCCGGCGCCTCCATCTACTACACAACCAACGGGATCACACCAACCACTGCCTCCACGAAGTACACCGGACCCCTCCTCATTTCTGAAACGTCGACGGTAAAAGCGATCGCCGTTGCAAGTGGCTATGCGAACAGCCCGGTAGCTTCCGCCACCTACACGATCACGCCTGGCGCGATCACTACTACAACTACGCTCATATCCTCGGCAAACCCCTCGACGGCCGGAAACCCTGTGAAGTTCACGGCCACAGTCATCGCGGCTTCCGGGCCTGCTCCAACGGGAACGGTCACCTTCAAGAATGGAGGCGTCGTTCTTGGCAGCGCGCCGCTGACTGATGGCACAGCCTCCTTGACCGCTTCGAACCTAGCTCTCGACGGCAATGCTATTGCGGCCATCTACACCGGCACCGCTACCGATGCAGCCAGCGCAGCAACCCTCACTCAACAGGTGCGGTAG
- a CDS encoding SBBP repeat-containing protein: protein MQVSVLDPSLGSANYFIGNDSAKWLTNIPTYAKVKYSNVYPGIDLVYYGNQRQLEYDFVVAPNADPKQARLHFAGASKLKLNDSGDLEILAKDGEIALHKPVVYQVKDGQRQLVEGNFRLMANNTVGFTLASYDRSRELVVDPVLAYSTFLGGSYDDFLTSIALDVQGNAVIVGMNLLTNFPVTSGAYQKTVKDMFVTKLNTAGATLIYSTYLGSTNSEDPRGVAVDASGNAYITGSTYSTDYPVTPGALKTLFHHDAGAPTGFVTKLNAAGSGLVYSTYLGGGATDLPSAISVDTDNRAYVTGTTLSPDYPITAGVVQPVSNALKNGLSSIFVMKLGSLGGGLIYSTYLGGSQPTAARRLLPPRSTPDRSRFPQPRPSKQSPLRVET, encoded by the coding sequence ATGCAGGTGAGCGTGCTCGACCCGTCGCTCGGCAGTGCCAACTACTTTATCGGAAACGATTCGGCGAAGTGGCTTACGAACATACCCACTTATGCGAAGGTCAAATACAGCAACGTCTATCCCGGCATCGACCTGGTCTACTACGGCAACCAGCGGCAGTTGGAGTATGACTTCGTCGTTGCGCCGAATGCCGATCCGAAGCAGGCACGGCTTCACTTTGCCGGAGCCAGCAAGCTGAAGCTGAACGACAGCGGCGACTTGGAGATCCTTGCCAAGGACGGCGAGATCGCCTTGCACAAGCCGGTCGTCTATCAGGTGAAAGATGGACAGCGTCAGTTGGTTGAGGGCAACTTTCGGTTAATGGCCAACAATACTGTAGGATTCACGCTGGCGAGCTATGACCGCAGCCGGGAGTTGGTGGTCGATCCGGTCTTGGCGTATTCCACCTTTTTAGGTGGGAGTTACGATGATTTTCTGACCTCGATAGCCTTGGATGTACAGGGAAATGCAGTGATCGTCGGGATGAACCTTTTGACCAATTTTCCCGTCACGAGCGGCGCTTACCAGAAGACCGTGAAAGATATGTTCGTCACCAAGCTGAACACCGCGGGGGCGACCCTCATCTACTCCACTTATCTTGGCAGCACTAACTCCGAAGATCCGAGGGGTGTCGCAGTGGACGCCTCGGGCAACGCCTATATCACCGGCTCCACCTACTCCACCGACTACCCCGTCACACCCGGCGCCCTGAAGACACTCTTCCATCACGATGCGGGCGCTCCCACGGGGTTTGTGACCAAGTTGAACGCTGCCGGGTCAGGGCTTGTCTACTCCACCTATCTGGGGGGAGGCGCCACCGATTTACCTTCCGCAATCTCTGTCGATACGGACAACCGGGCATATGTGACGGGTACTACATTATCGCCTGACTATCCGATCACCGCCGGCGTTGTTCAACCAGTAAGCAATGCATTGAAGAATGGTCTTTCCAGCATTTTTGTGATGAAGCTAGGTTCGCTTGGCGGGGGCCTAATCTACTCTACCTACCTGGGGGGTAGCCAACCGACGGCGGCACGCCGACTACTGCCTCCACGCAGTACACCGGACCGATCCAGATTTCCGCAACCACGACCGTCAAAGCAATCGCCGCTGCGAGTGGAGACATAA
- a CDS encoding Ig-like domain-containing protein: MAGNPVKFTATVIAASGPVPTGTVTFKNGSVVLGSAPLVYGSATFSTSKLVVGGNAIAAIYTGSATDAASAATLTQQVQ; this comes from the coding sequence TTGGCCGGAAACCCTGTCAAGTTCACGGCCACAGTCATCGCGGCTTCCGGGCCTGTTCCAACGGGAACGGTCACCTTCAAGAATGGAAGCGTCGTTCTTGGCAGCGCACCGCTAGTCTATGGCTCGGCAACCTTCTCCACCTCAAAACTGGTAGTCGGCGGCAACGCCATCGCTGCCATCTACACCGGCAGCGCCACCGATGCCGCCAGCGCGGCAACCCTTACCCAACAGGTGCAATAG
- a CDS encoding tyrosine-type recombinase/integrase, with translation MATLMLETGMRPEEVYRIRQENVSLVGKFLIIPYGKTKAARRRIPLTSPAKSVLARRMSDLDGPFLFPCKTNSARPIPKVNNAHDRAVRESKVAPFRLYDLRHTWATQAAESGIDLVTLAALLGHSKIQMVLRYAHPTQEHQTRAVERMERFVAARRDGSPSRSLGATRTPAITNDSEPLQYSLHQLFESL, from the coding sequence GTGGCCACCCTAATGCTCGAAACGGGGATGCGCCCGGAAGAGGTCTACCGAATACGACAGGAGAATGTGAGCTTGGTCGGCAAATTTCTGATAATACCCTATGGCAAGACGAAAGCTGCCCGGCGGCGGATCCCCCTCACGTCTCCCGCGAAGAGTGTACTTGCCCGGCGGATGAGCGACCTTGACGGCCCGTTCCTGTTTCCGTGCAAGACGAATTCAGCGCGGCCCATTCCGAAGGTGAACAACGCTCACGACCGCGCGGTGCGGGAGAGCAAAGTTGCGCCGTTTCGGCTCTACGACCTACGGCACACCTGGGCCACGCAGGCGGCGGAGTCCGGCATAGATCTAGTAACGTTGGCTGCCCTATTGGGCCACTCAAAGATTCAGATGGTGCTGCGGTATGCCCACCCGACGCAAGAGCACCAAACGAGAGCCGTCGAGCGGATGGAGCGCTTTGTTGCAGCGCGCAGGGATGGATCCCCTTCTCGGTCTTTGGGTGCGACCAGAACTCCCGCAATAACAAACGACAGTGAACCGCTACAATATTCGCTACATCAACTTTTCGAAAGTCTCTAA
- a CDS encoding ABC transporter ATP-binding protein: MHGPEKPTAATSPGAFTILSVQPIIIAEHLSKTYRSGKIEVPALRNATFSIERGEFVSVVGPSGSGKSTLFYILGGLARATAGKLIIDGVDFATLGDAERTRMRKSRIGFVFQKFNLLPTLTGRGNIEIGYEIAGRPDPLDPAYLDHLADLLGIKGRLDHRPSELSGGEQQRVAIARALITRPAIILADEPTGNLDTKNSDAVLDMLRNTNREFKQTVLMITHNQEAASIGDRILHMRDGEMVGVEPGAGRVIHVEEVASQVEAKPRR; this comes from the coding sequence ATGCATGGTCCTGAAAAGCCGACAGCCGCAACCTCACCCGGGGCATTTACAATCTTGAGTGTGCAGCCTATTATCATCGCCGAACACCTCAGCAAAACCTATCGGTCAGGCAAGATCGAGGTCCCCGCGCTGCGCAATGCGACTTTTTCAATCGAGCGTGGGGAGTTCGTGAGCGTGGTTGGGCCCTCGGGAAGCGGTAAGTCGACGCTGTTTTACATTCTCGGTGGTTTGGCACGCGCAACCGCGGGTAAGCTGATTATTGACGGCGTTGATTTTGCGACGCTCGGTGATGCCGAACGGACCCGCATGAGGAAGTCCCGCATCGGATTCGTCTTTCAAAAATTCAACTTGCTTCCCACTTTAACCGGCAGAGGAAACATTGAAATCGGCTATGAGATAGCCGGCAGGCCAGATCCGCTCGATCCCGCCTACCTCGACCACCTGGCCGATTTGTTGGGGATTAAGGGCAGGCTCGATCACCGCCCTTCGGAACTTTCCGGCGGCGAACAGCAGCGCGTTGCCATTGCGCGCGCTTTAATTACACGGCCCGCGATCATTCTTGCCGACGAACCGACCGGAAACCTCGACACCAAGAACTCGGATGCGGTCCTTGACATGCTCCGGAACACAAATCGGGAGTTCAAGCAGACCGTGCTGATGATCACGCACAATCAGGAGGCCGCGTCGATCGGGGACCGGATCCTGCACATGCGCGATGGAGAGATGGTCGGGGTCGAACCCGGGGCTGGTCGCGTGATTCACGTTGAAGAGGTTGCGAGTCAGGTAGAAGCGAAGCCGCGACGTTGA
- a CDS encoding response regulator, with amino-acid sequence MRPKKVILCVDDNEQALSVRKFMLETRGYRVLASLVPEEALELFRLGGIDLVLCDLNMPRMDGNELARRMKDISPQVPIMLMSGCVKAYERSTYADCFLPKGACSPLEVLDRVRLMLARKRGPKKSHFVPAGSLNSPDHRDQSARHEMPAYAS; translated from the coding sequence ATGCGCCCCAAGAAAGTGATCCTTTGCGTCGATGACAACGAACAGGCCCTGTCGGTAAGAAAATTTATGCTAGAAACCCGCGGCTATCGTGTACTTGCGTCGCTTGTGCCTGAAGAGGCCCTGGAACTCTTCCGCCTGGGGGGAATTGATCTCGTTCTGTGCGATTTGAATATGCCGCGGATGGACGGGAATGAACTTGCCCGCCGCATGAAAGACATCTCTCCCCAGGTTCCGATCATGCTCATGAGTGGCTGCGTGAAGGCATATGAGCGCTCGACCTATGCCGATTGCTTTCTTCCTAAAGGAGCTTGCTCGCCTCTAGAGGTGCTGGACCGGGTACGACTGATGCTGGCCAGAAAGCGGGGACCCAAGAAGTCGCACTTCGTGCCTGCCGGATCTTTGAACTCACCGGACCACCGTGATCAATCGGCCAGGCACGAGATGCCGGCGTACGCCTCTTGA
- a CDS encoding PhzF family phenazine biosynthesis protein: protein MTIAKPVLLEAARLALPYRLCDVFTATPFQGNQLAVFEDAGDLTASEMQKLANETNLSETTFILRRAHEIERMEGVRVRIFTTREELPFAGHPTLGTAATIRAFFGEYAGAEEVILDLNVGKVPVRFSLDGSQNSGTYGVMTQPKPIFGGMHDPAEAAQALGLEVDDLAIDPGPQTVSTGLPYCVVLLRSLEVLGRLQIPQGEASRYLVSRDARFFYCLAPVSGETATWRARMQFYSGEDPATGSAAGCAISYLVRHGLAKSGEQVHLIQGTEIGRRSDLYVSAERAAGSVDQVKVGGSTTFVAKGHVFLE from the coding sequence TTGACCATCGCGAAACCAGTATTGCTCGAAGCAGCCCGCTTGGCTCTACCCTATCGCCTCTGCGATGTCTTCACAGCAACTCCATTTCAGGGAAACCAGCTGGCAGTCTTCGAGGACGCAGGAGACTTGACTGCCAGCGAGATGCAGAAGCTGGCGAACGAGACAAATCTTTCCGAGACCACATTCATCCTTCGCCGGGCGCACGAGATCGAACGCATGGAGGGAGTTCGCGTGCGCATTTTTACCACCCGGGAAGAACTGCCTTTCGCGGGCCACCCCACTCTCGGGACGGCCGCTACAATCCGGGCATTCTTCGGCGAGTATGCCGGAGCAGAAGAAGTCATCCTGGATCTGAATGTCGGAAAGGTGCCGGTGCGATTCTCGCTTGACGGCAGCCAAAACTCCGGCACTTATGGGGTCATGACCCAGCCGAAACCCATCTTCGGCGGCATGCATGACCCCGCGGAGGCCGCACAGGCGCTCGGTCTGGAGGTTGACGACCTGGCGATCGATCCTGGCCCGCAAACCGTCTCTACGGGCCTCCCGTATTGCGTCGTGCTTCTGCGTTCCCTCGAGGTCCTTGGCCGCTTACAGATCCCGCAGGGAGAGGCGAGCAGGTATCTCGTGAGCCGGGACGCACGATTTTTCTATTGCCTTGCGCCGGTCTCTGGCGAAACGGCGACCTGGCGAGCGCGCATGCAGTTTTATAGCGGCGAAGACCCGGCGACTGGCTCAGCAGCTGGTTGTGCCATCTCTTACCTGGTTCGGCATGGGCTTGCCAAATCGGGAGAGCAGGTGCACTTAATTCAAGGCACAGAGATTGGCCGTCGAAGTGATCTATACGTCAGCGCTGAGCGGGCCGCTGGTTCCGTCGACCAAGTGAAGGTTGGAGGCAGCACCACTTTCGTGGCAAAGGGCCATGTTTTCCTTGAGTGA